From Pagrus major chromosome 6, Pma_NU_1.0, one genomic window encodes:
- the LOC140998489 gene encoding cytokine-inducible SH2-containing protein-like, translated as MVARTVTIFHHEGGACCPHPSPPPWDPAEDLRCITTTFQYLQTSGWYWGSISASEAREALLKKPEGTFLMRDSSHPQYMLALSVKTRSGPTSVRIEYSKGSFWLDSISPGLPHLQSFPDVLSLIQHYMGSGHTPQGQASNDIHPKTKPDPAKHTAKDSSVPLKLMQPLHKPEAFPSLQHLARLTINRNTNCPEQLPLPKPLLRYLQDYPFHI; from the exons aTGGTTGCCCGGACAGTAACCATTTTCCATCATGAAGGAGGTGCATGCTGCCCAcatccctctcctccaccctggGACCCAGCAGAGGACCTCCGCTGCATCACCACCACCTTCCAGTATCTCCAGACCTCAG GCTGGTACTGGGGGTCCATCTCAGCCAGTGAAGCTAGGGAAGCTCTCCTGAAAAAGCCTGAAGGCACGTTTCTGATGCGGGACAGCAGTCACCCTCAGTACATGCTGGCCCTGTCTGTGAAGACCCGCAGTGGACCGACCAGCGTACGCATCGAGTACAGCAAGGGCTCCTTCTGGCTGGACTCCATTTCCCCCGGCCTGCCTCACCTGCAGTCCTTCCCAGACGTTCTCAGCCTCATACAGCACTACATGGGCTCGGGCCACACGCCGCAGGGTCAGGCGTCTAATGACATCCACCCAAAAACCAAGCCCGACCCTGCCAAGCACACAGCGAAAGACAGCAGCGTGCCTCTGAAGCTGATGCAGCCCCTGCACAAACCAGAAGCCTTCCCTTCTTTGCAGCACCTGGCGCGCCTCACTATCAACAGAAACACCAACTGCCCCGAGCAGCTGCCACTCCCAAAGCCTCTGCTGCGCTACCTGCAGGACTACCCTTTCCACATATGA